The Streptomyces sp. Mut1 genome window below encodes:
- a CDS encoding sensor histidine kinase, with translation MTDVRTRLERLGEGARRAVRDAGFPSGPPPRPSRRAWQFDALVALALGVTTVYYGIDNAGNVVVREIAGVAHVMARPSGPGGLAFMVTLAAVASAALVLRRRCPLAVLCVVTAATLATPQSVMRLTFYAFVIAVYSAAVYSPHRVATLAALPVSVTLVGTAGNSVTPIVPNEYIALLILVPMAVAAVGLRTWKLRTDEGRSRLSALEREQAEALRRAVEHERARIARELHDVVTHNVSVMIIQAGAARTIMKSAPEQAGEALLAVEAGGRAAMTELRHVMGLLTVADEDEATDTGPDLPGAGVPAPQPGLDQLEVLIGRVRDAGLPVGLTVTGRPRPLPPGLELAAYRVVQEALTNTVKHASGAEAAVTVAYEPRLLRVEVTDTGGRPGTATGSGRGLIGLRERLTVLDGTLHTGPHLAGGYRVEALIPLETP, from the coding sequence GTGACGGACGTACGTACACGGTTGGAGCGGCTGGGCGAAGGGGCCCGCCGGGCGGTTCGGGACGCCGGTTTCCCGAGCGGTCCGCCGCCCCGTCCCTCCCGGCGCGCGTGGCAGTTCGACGCGCTGGTGGCGCTGGCCCTCGGCGTCACCACCGTCTACTACGGCATCGACAACGCCGGCAACGTGGTGGTGCGGGAGATCGCCGGGGTGGCTCATGTCATGGCGCGCCCGTCCGGGCCCGGCGGCCTGGCGTTCATGGTGACGCTCGCGGCCGTCGCTTCGGCTGCCCTGGTGCTGCGCCGCCGCTGCCCGCTGGCCGTGCTGTGCGTCGTGACGGCCGCGACCCTGGCGACTCCGCAGAGCGTGATGCGCCTGACGTTCTACGCGTTCGTCATCGCCGTGTACAGCGCCGCCGTGTACAGCCCGCACCGGGTGGCGACGCTGGCGGCGCTTCCGGTGTCCGTCACCCTGGTCGGCACGGCCGGGAACTCGGTGACCCCGATCGTGCCCAACGAGTACATCGCGCTGCTGATCCTGGTTCCGATGGCCGTGGCGGCCGTGGGGCTGCGTACGTGGAAGCTACGGACCGACGAGGGCCGGTCCCGGCTCTCCGCGCTGGAACGCGAACAGGCCGAGGCGCTGCGCCGGGCCGTGGAGCACGAGCGGGCCAGGATCGCGCGTGAACTGCACGACGTCGTCACACACAACGTCAGTGTGATGATCATTCAGGCGGGGGCGGCGCGCACGATCATGAAGTCCGCTCCCGAGCAGGCCGGCGAGGCACTGCTCGCCGTGGAAGCGGGCGGCCGGGCTGCCATGACGGAGCTGCGGCACGTTATGGGGCTGCTCACCGTGGCCGACGAGGACGAGGCGACGGACACGGGCCCCGACCTGCCGGGTGCCGGGGTGCCGGCCCCTCAGCCGGGGCTGGACCAGCTGGAGGTGCTGATCGGCCGGGTCCGGGACGCCGGGCTGCCGGTGGGTCTGACGGTGACGGGCCGGCCCCGGCCGCTGCCGCCGGGCCTCGAACTCGCCGCCTACCGCGTCGTCCAGGAGGCGCTGACGAACACCGTGAAGCACGCGTCCGGCGCGGAGGCGGCCGTGACCGTCGCCTACGAGCCGCGGCTGCTCCGGGTCGAGGTGACCGATACCGGTGGGCGTCCGGGCACGGCCACCGGGAGCGGGCGG
- a CDS encoding ABC transporter ATP-binding protein produces MSMPLIELCEVSRRYDDGPPALHEVSLTVRPGEAVAILGPSGSGKSTLLNLIAGLDRPDTGTVTVDGARIDQLGETGAALHRRTRIGMVFQFFHLLDDLTVTDNVALPARLAGLPRGETERRAAELLERLGIDRHARTHPDRLSGGERQRVAVARALMNRPALLLADEPTGALDTAAGQDVSRLLTELNAEGQTVVLVTHDLALARSCTSRTIRIADGRITHDQPSRAVAPEAVR; encoded by the coding sequence ATGAGCATGCCGCTGATCGAACTGTGCGAGGTGAGCCGCCGGTACGACGACGGCCCGCCCGCCCTGCACGAGGTGTCGCTCACCGTGCGGCCGGGCGAGGCCGTCGCGATCCTCGGCCCCTCCGGCAGCGGCAAGTCGACGCTCCTCAACCTGATCGCGGGCCTGGACCGGCCCGACACCGGCACGGTGACCGTGGACGGGGCGCGCATCGATCAACTGGGCGAAACAGGTGCGGCGCTCCACCGGCGTACCCGGATCGGCATGGTCTTCCAGTTCTTCCACCTCCTGGACGATCTGACCGTCACCGACAACGTCGCCCTGCCCGCCCGCCTGGCCGGACTGCCACGCGGTGAGACGGAACGCAGGGCGGCGGAACTCCTGGAACGGCTGGGCATCGACCGGCACGCCCGCACCCACCCGGACCGGCTCTCCGGCGGCGAGCGGCAACGCGTCGCGGTGGCCCGCGCGCTGATGAACCGGCCCGCGCTGCTCCTGGCCGACGAACCGACCGGCGCGCTCGACACCGCCGCCGGACAGGACGTCAGCCGGCTGCTCACCGAACTCAACGCCGAGGGCCAGACCGTCGTCCTCGTCACCCACGACCTCGCGCTGGCCCGCTCCTGCACCAGCCGCACGATCCGTATCGCCGACGGCCGGATCACCCACGACCAGCCGTCGCGGGCCGTCGCCCCGGAGGCCGTCCGATGA